A genome region from Brachymonas denitrificans includes the following:
- a CDS encoding chalcone isomerase family protein: MARVGVLAVALGAAVASATAAADGAAAPPSFVQQALPAAALLGQGQMRFLGLRIYDARLWVGPQFKAADFGDYPLALELSYHRAFKGAAIAQRSIDEIERQGELPPAQAQRWLKVLTALLPDVQSGDRLTGLYQPGRGMRFWRGEQLLGVTDDAELARRFFAIWLSPRTSEPGLRSALLARRSEGGP; the protein is encoded by the coding sequence ATGGCCCGCGTGGGCGTGCTGGCGGTGGCCTTGGGGGCCGCGGTCGCCAGCGCCACCGCTGCGGCCGATGGCGCAGCCGCCCCGCCCAGCTTTGTGCAGCAGGCGCTGCCCGCCGCAGCCCTGCTGGGCCAGGGGCAGATGCGCTTTCTGGGGCTGCGCATTTACGACGCCCGCCTGTGGGTGGGCCCGCAATTCAAGGCGGCCGACTTTGGTGACTACCCGCTGGCGCTGGAGCTGAGTTACCACCGCGCCTTCAAGGGCGCGGCCATCGCGCAGCGCTCCATCGACGAGATCGAGCGCCAGGGTGAGTTGCCGCCCGCGCAGGCGCAACGCTGGCTGAAAGTCTTGACCGCCTTGCTGCCCGATGTGCAGTCTGGCGACCGGCTGACCGGCCTGTACCAACCCGGCCGGGGCATGCGTTTTTGGCGCGGCGAGCAGTTGCTGGGCGTCACGGACGATGCCGAGCTGGCGCGCCGCTTTTTCGCCATCTGGCTGTCGCCGCGCACCTCCGAGCCCGGCCTGCGCAGCGCCTTGCTGGCGCGCAGATCAGAAGGCGGGCCATGA
- a CDS encoding lipocalin family protein, with translation MHTAARTLRSARPSRQHRHRLALLALLLAGTVLLLAGCASTRPPQGVTAVTPFDMQRYQGRWYELARLDHAFERGMTDVSATYTAQADGSVRVVNRGYAPASGQWREAVGKALFTGAPTTASLKVSFFGPFYGGYHVAALDPDYRWALVVGPDTGYAWILARDKHIAPAQQNAIVAQARALGVDTAALIWVTHERQDPAH, from the coding sequence ATGCACACCGCCGCCCGCACCCTGCGTAGCGCCCGCCCATCGCGCCAGCATCGCCATCGCCTGGCACTGCTGGCCCTGCTGCTGGCCGGCACTGTCCTGCTGCTGGCGGGCTGCGCCAGCACCCGCCCGCCGCAGGGCGTGACCGCCGTGACGCCGTTTGACATGCAGCGCTACCAGGGCCGCTGGTATGAGCTGGCGCGCCTGGATCACGCCTTTGAGCGCGGCATGACCGATGTGTCCGCCACCTATACCGCGCAGGCCGACGGCAGCGTGCGCGTGGTCAACCGCGGCTATGCCCCGGCCAGCGGCCAGTGGCGCGAAGCCGTGGGCAAAGCCCTGTTCACCGGCGCGCCCACCACGGCGTCGCTCAAGGTGTCGTTCTTCGGGCCGTTCTACGGCGGCTACCACGTCGCCGCGCTGGACCCGGACTACCGCTGGGCCCTGGTCGTGGGGCCTGATACGGGTTACGCCTGGATTCTGGCGCGCGACAAGCACATCGCCCCGGCACAGCAAAACGCCATCGTCGCCCAGGCGCGCGCGCTGGGGGTCGATACCGCCGCGCTCATCTGGGTCACGCACGAGCGCCAGGACCCGGCGCACTGA
- a CDS encoding glutathione S-transferase family protein produces the protein MITVHHLEMSRSQRILWLLEELGVPYDIRLYRRDPASRLAPVELKRIHPLGKSPVVTDGDTVVAESGAIIEYLAERFGAQAPAELAHLEPARGTAEHRQCRFWMHYAEGSLMNWLVMKLVFDSIPRQPMPFLVRPVARALCAKVQQKLITPNVQTALAFMEAHLAQHPWFAGEHLTMADFQMSFAVEAALARGGNEAAWPHLAAYRQRLQARPAYQRALQKGGPVLMSS, from the coding sequence ATGATCACCGTTCACCATCTTGAAATGTCGCGCTCCCAGCGCATCCTCTGGCTGCTGGAGGAGCTGGGCGTGCCCTATGACATCCGCCTCTACCGGCGCGACCCGGCAAGCCGGTTGGCGCCTGTCGAACTCAAGCGTATCCACCCCCTGGGCAAATCGCCCGTGGTGACCGATGGCGACACCGTGGTGGCCGAGTCCGGCGCCATCATCGAATACTTGGCCGAGCGCTTTGGCGCCCAGGCGCCGGCAGAGCTTGCCCACCTGGAGCCCGCGCGCGGCACAGCAGAGCATCGCCAGTGCCGCTTTTGGATGCACTACGCCGAGGGCTCGCTGATGAACTGGCTGGTGATGAAGCTGGTGTTCGACTCCATTCCGCGCCAGCCCATGCCGTTCTTGGTGCGGCCCGTGGCCCGCGCCCTGTGTGCCAAGGTGCAGCAAAAGCTCATCACGCCGAACGTGCAGACCGCGCTGGCCTTCATGGAGGCGCACCTGGCGCAGCACCCCTGGTTTGCGGGCGAGCACCTCACCATGGCGGACTTTCAGATGAGCTTTGCCGTGGAGGCAGCCCTGGCCCGGGGCGGCAACGAAGCGGCTTGGCCGCATCTGGCCGCCTACCGCCAGCGCCTGCAGGCACGGCCTGCCTACCAGCGTGCGCTGCAAAAGGGCGGGCCGGTGTTGATGTCCTCGTGA
- a CDS encoding MerR family transcriptional regulator: MSTPTPAPSFTAPPTGDAGLPIAAVERETGLGKDTLRVWEKRYGFPAPTRDSAGDRLYSAAQVQRLKQIRRLLDGGLRPGKVVGLDDAQLGQLLESQEPATTAFLSKTHKQDSLHSHLLEELLHAIGTHDPRALRHGLSHAQLRMGLGAFVTDLVAPLTTAVGDAWAQGRFEIYEEHLYTEVITGVLRHAISTLAPQPVPLGPKVLLTTLPQEQHSLGLLMVEALLALEGCTCVSLGTQTPLTDIAQAARAHRADVVALSFSNVHKPALVQASLRELRAQLPPATALWVGGACTALYQRPLAGVSAVAQLPALQPLVAQWRRGQ, translated from the coding sequence ATGAGCACCCCAACTCCCGCACCGTCTTTTACTGCACCCCCCACCGGCGATGCAGGCCTGCCGATTGCCGCCGTGGAGCGCGAAACAGGCCTGGGCAAAGACACCTTACGCGTGTGGGAAAAGCGCTATGGATTCCCTGCGCCCACGCGGGATTCGGCGGGTGACAGGCTGTACAGCGCAGCCCAGGTGCAGCGGCTCAAGCAAATCCGCCGGCTGCTCGATGGCGGCCTGCGGCCAGGCAAGGTGGTGGGCCTGGATGACGCCCAGTTGGGGCAATTGCTGGAAAGCCAGGAACCGGCCACCACAGCCTTTTTGTCCAAGACACACAAACAAGACTCTCTCCACTCGCACCTGCTGGAGGAACTGCTCCACGCCATCGGCACGCACGATCCGCGCGCGCTGCGGCACGGCCTGAGCCACGCCCAGCTGCGCATGGGCCTGGGGGCTTTTGTCACCGATCTGGTCGCGCCTTTGACGACTGCGGTGGGCGACGCCTGGGCGCAGGGCCGCTTCGAGATTTACGAGGAGCACCTGTACACCGAGGTCATCACCGGCGTGCTGCGCCATGCCATTTCCACGCTGGCGCCGCAGCCCGTGCCGCTGGGCCCCAAGGTGCTGCTGACCACGCTGCCGCAAGAGCAGCACAGCCTGGGCCTGCTGATGGTGGAAGCCCTGTTGGCGCTGGAGGGCTGCACCTGCGTGTCGCTGGGCACGCAAACGCCGCTGACCGACATTGCGCAGGCCGCGCGGGCCCACCGCGCCGACGTGGTGGCCCTGAGCTTCAGCAACGTGCACAAACCCGCCCTGGTGCAGGCCAGCCTGCGCGAGCTGCGCGCGCAACTGCCCCCCGCCACCGCGCTGTGGGTGGGTGGCGCCTGCACCGCGCTGTACCAGCGGCCGCTGGCAGGCGTTAGCGCCGTGGCGCAGCTGCCTGCCCTGCAACCGCTGGTGGCGCAGTGGCGCCGCGGCCAATGA
- a CDS encoding DUF1365 domain-containing protein, with protein sequence MTPAAAPGPVPHIGFGHVWHTRLRPRQHRFSVPTFFLMLPMRTLRAQPQAAGVLALNRAGVLAFRDADHGDGSDASHGGALAWLEALLHAEGITDAQGEIWLQCYPRVLGYSFKPVSFWYCHRSDGSLRAIVAEVNNTFGERHAYLLDQPRYGQELQARKAFHVSPFCAVEGGYRFEFRRSGPEGLGSARVRIDYHDAEGPVLLTGMAGRLEPLTAASRRRALWRYPLLTLGVMARILWNALLLWLKHVPFHAKPAAPVLPVSRSSSSEH encoded by the coding sequence ATGACCCCCGCTGCCGCACCCGGCCCTGTGCCGCACATCGGCTTCGGCCATGTGTGGCACACGCGGCTGCGCCCGCGCCAGCACCGCTTCAGCGTGCCTACCTTCTTCCTCATGTTGCCCATGCGCACGCTGCGCGCGCAGCCGCAGGCGGCGGGGGTGCTGGCCCTGAACCGCGCCGGGGTGCTGGCCTTTCGCGATGCGGATCACGGCGACGGCAGCGACGCGAGCCACGGCGGCGCACTGGCCTGGCTGGAGGCGCTGCTGCATGCCGAGGGCATTACCGACGCGCAGGGCGAGATCTGGCTGCAGTGCTACCCGCGCGTGCTGGGCTACAGCTTCAAGCCGGTAAGTTTTTGGTACTGCCACCGCAGCGACGGCAGCCTGCGCGCCATCGTGGCCGAGGTGAACAACACCTTTGGCGAGCGCCACGCCTATCTGCTCGATCAGCCGCGCTACGGCCAGGAGCTGCAGGCGCGCAAGGCCTTTCATGTGTCGCCGTTTTGCGCGGTGGAGGGCGGCTACCGCTTCGAGTTCCGCCGCAGCGGGCCCGAAGGCCTGGGCTCAGCGCGGGTGCGTATCGATTACCACGACGCCGAAGGCCCGGTGCTGCTCACCGGCATGGCCGGGCGGCTCGAACCCCTTACCGCCGCCAGTCGCCGCCGCGCGTTGTGGCGCTACCCCCTGCTGACGCTGGGCGTGATGGCCCGCATTCTCTGGAACGCCTTGCTGCTGTGGCTCAAACACGTGCCATTCCACGCCAAGCCCGCCGCGCCGGTGCTGCCCGTTTCCCGTTCATCCTCATCCGAGCACTGA
- a CDS encoding DUF3833 domain-containing protein, whose product MNTRRHVLLTMLAGSAVLAGCAGPQVSDYAQQRPALQLDRYFNGRIRAHGIFQKRGGEVVRRFTVVMDCHWEGNQGVLDEAFSYSDGSTSRRVWRLTKHEGGRYTGRADDVVGEAAGQESGNAFRWNYTLRLPVDGKEYEVQFDDWMFLVDERVMLNRATMSKFGITLGEVLLSFTKE is encoded by the coding sequence ATGAACACACGCCGCCATGTTTTGTTGACCATGCTTGCGGGCTCGGCCGTCCTCGCGGGCTGCGCCGGGCCGCAGGTCAGCGACTACGCCCAGCAGCGCCCCGCGCTGCAGCTCGATCGCTATTTCAATGGCCGCATCCGTGCCCACGGCATTTTCCAGAAGCGCGGCGGCGAGGTGGTACGCCGCTTCACCGTGGTCATGGACTGCCATTGGGAGGGCAACCAGGGCGTGCTGGACGAAGCCTTCAGCTATTCCGACGGCAGCACCTCCCGCCGCGTCTGGCGCCTGACCAAGCACGAGGGCGGGCGCTACACCGGGCGCGCCGACGACGTGGTGGGCGAGGCCGCGGGGCAGGAGTCCGGCAACGCCTTCCGCTGGAACTACACCCTGCGCCTGCCGGTGGACGGCAAGGAGTACGAGGTGCAGTTCGACGACTGGATGTTCCTGGTCGATGAGCGCGTGATGCTCAACCGCGCCACCATGAGCAAGTTCGGCATCACGCTGGGCGAAGTGCTGCTGTCCTTCACCAAGGAATGA
- a CDS encoding MFS transporter codes for MTRAHLPWTAAQVLPWRAGLAYGLLGLPLAFAALPLYVVLPHYYASDLGLPLATVGALLMLVRLMDAGAEPLLGRLSDRLYRRTSQAVLWVAGAAALLLALGLAGLFFPRVQGKAALAVWMVAGLLFTCLAHSLLVIAHQAWGVRLGGDALQRSRIVAWREGAGLLGVVTASALSVAWGAGSMLAVFALALLAGWLVLWRAPRPPVAVALRDRGHQPSPALWQPLAESPFRRLLTVFLCNGIASAIPAALMLFFAQDRLLATQPQIALFLVLYFVSGALSMPAWLRVVRRFGLERAWLAGMLLAVVCFGWAAGLEGGQVLAFGVICVLSGMALGADLAVPGALLALLIERHGAQGVHDGAYLGWWNLATKLNLALAAGATLPLLQWLGYTPGSQDFYALQHLAWVYALLPCALKLVAASLLHLLLIDSPDHPQE; via the coding sequence ATGACCCGCGCCCATCTTCCGTGGACTGCCGCGCAGGTGCTGCCCTGGCGCGCCGGCCTGGCCTACGGGCTGCTGGGCCTGCCACTGGCCTTTGCCGCGCTGCCGTTGTACGTGGTGCTGCCGCATTACTACGCCAGCGACCTGGGCCTGCCGCTGGCCACCGTGGGCGCGCTGCTGATGCTGGTGCGGCTGATGGATGCTGGGGCTGAGCCGCTGCTGGGCCGCCTGAGTGATCGGCTGTACCGCCGCACCTCGCAGGCCGTGCTGTGGGTGGCCGGGGCTGCGGCGCTGCTGCTGGCGCTGGGCCTGGCGGGCCTGTTCTTCCCCCGCGTGCAGGGTAAAGCGGCGCTGGCGGTGTGGATGGTGGCGGGGCTGCTGTTCACCTGCCTGGCGCACAGCCTGCTGGTCATCGCGCACCAGGCCTGGGGCGTGCGCCTGGGGGGCGACGCCTTGCAGCGCAGCCGCATCGTGGCCTGGCGCGAGGGGGCGGGGCTGCTGGGCGTGGTCACGGCCAGCGCGCTGTCGGTGGCCTGGGGCGCGGGCAGTATGTTGGCCGTGTTTGCGTTGGCACTGCTGGCCGGCTGGCTGGTGCTGTGGCGCGCGCCGCGCCCGCCGGTGGCGGTTGCGCTACGCGATAGGGGGCATCAACCCAGTCCTGCGCTGTGGCAGCCACTGGCCGAATCACCATTCCGCCGCCTGTTGACCGTGTTTTTGTGCAACGGCATCGCCAGCGCCATACCGGCCGCGCTGATGCTGTTCTTCGCCCAGGACCGGCTGCTGGCCACGCAGCCGCAGATCGCGCTGTTTCTTGTGCTGTATTTCGTCAGTGGCGCGCTGTCCATGCCGGCTTGGCTGCGCGTGGTGCGCCGCTTCGGGCTGGAGCGCGCGTGGCTGGCCGGCATGTTGCTGGCTGTGGTCTGCTTTGGCTGGGCTGCGGGCCTGGAAGGCGGCCAGGTGCTTGCCTTTGGCGTGATCTGCGTGCTGTCCGGCATGGCGCTGGGGGCCGACCTGGCCGTGCCCGGCGCGCTGCTGGCCCTGCTGATCGAGCGCCACGGTGCCCAGGGCGTGCACGACGGCGCCTACTTGGGCTGGTGGAACCTGGCCACCAAGCTCAACCTGGCGCTGGCCGCAGGCGCCACGCTGCCGCTCTTGCAATGGCTGGGCTACACGCCCGGCAGCCAGGATTTTTATGCGCTGCAGCACCTGGCTTGGGTCTACGCGCTGCTGCCCTGCGCGCTCAAGCTGGTGGCCGCGTCGTTGCTGCACTTGCTGCTGATCGATTCTCCAGACCACCCCCAGGAGTGA
- a CDS encoding SDR family NAD(P)-dependent oxidoreductase has product MPLNPRITDWHGKRVWLVGASTGIGRAVAALLHARGAQVCVSARQQGLLDAFVREHPGSQALALDVTDAQATASAAQQLLQGGPLDLVLYCAGYYRPMAADALDLPELLQHQRVNVAGALHVLAAVVPALLQAASAGRAPHLSLVASVAGWRGLPQSLAYGPTKAALINLAENLFLDLRPKGVGVSLVNPGFVDTPLTAQNQFTMPSLITPEQAALAIVRGWERGVFESHFPKRFTGVLRLMRCLPYRWYFPLVHRFTGL; this is encoded by the coding sequence ATGCCTCTGAACCCCCGCATCACCGACTGGCACGGCAAGCGCGTATGGCTGGTGGGCGCGTCCACCGGCATTGGGCGTGCCGTGGCCGCGCTGCTGCACGCACGCGGGGCGCAGGTGTGCGTGTCGGCGCGTCAGCAGGGCCTGCTGGACGCCTTCGTGCGCGAGCACCCCGGCAGCCAGGCGCTGGCGCTGGACGTGACCGACGCCCAGGCCACGGCCAGCGCTGCGCAGCAGCTGCTGCAGGGCGGGCCGCTGGATCTGGTTCTTTATTGCGCCGGCTACTACCGCCCCATGGCGGCCGACGCGCTGGACTTGCCCGAGCTGCTGCAGCACCAGCGCGTGAACGTCGCTGGCGCGCTGCATGTGCTGGCGGCCGTGGTGCCCGCGCTCTTGCAGGCCGCCAGCGCCGGGCGCGCGCCGCACCTGAGCCTGGTGGCCAGCGTGGCCGGCTGGCGCGGCCTGCCGCAAAGCCTGGCCTATGGGCCCACCAAGGCGGCGCTGATCAACCTGGCGGAAAACCTGTTTCTCGACCTGCGCCCCAAGGGCGTGGGCGTGAGCCTGGTCAACCCCGGCTTTGTCGATACGCCGCTCACGGCACAAAACCAGTTCACCATGCCGTCCCTCATCACACCCGAACAGGCGGCGCTGGCCATCGTGCGCGGCTGGGAGCGGGGGGTGTTTGAATCGCATTTCCCCAAGCGCTTCACGGGCGTGCTCCGCCTGATGCGCTGCCTGCCGTACCGCTGGTATTTCCCGCTGGTGCACCGCTTCACCGGCCTTTGA
- a CDS encoding SAM-dependent methyltransferase — MNTTTTTNPFSLPLPASAPASARSGLRLLQRLQHGTLHLELPDGSTLQVGQGAGQGGYPHASLHLHHWRVFGAVLRSGDIGLAEGYIAQEWSTPHLADLLRLLMANRDALESLVYGAWWGRLAYRLRHLLNRNSRAGSRRNIHAHYDLGNAFYQLWLDPSMNYSSAWFQGDLTGDLTAAQHAKVRRALHSAGVQPGSRVLEIGCGWGALAEMAAGECQAHVTGVTLSTEQLAFAQVRLQAAGLAPQADLRLQDYRDIQDGPFDAICSIEMVEAVGQAYWPSYFGALARLLKPGGRACVQSIVIDDALFDRYVQGTDFIQQYVFPGGCLPSPARFRAAAQQAGLRVIEEFAFGPDYAETLRRWHRQFTERRAQVLAQGFDAAFLRTWEFYLAYCEAAFDSRNIDVVQYTLVKD; from the coding sequence ATGAACACCACCACGACGACAAACCCGTTCTCGCTGCCCCTGCCCGCCAGTGCGCCCGCCAGCGCGCGCAGCGGACTGCGCCTGCTGCAGCGCTTGCAGCACGGCACGCTGCACCTGGAGCTACCCGACGGCAGCACGCTGCAAGTGGGCCAGGGCGCGGGCCAGGGCGGCTACCCGCACGCCAGCCTGCACCTGCACCACTGGCGCGTGTTTGGCGCAGTGCTGCGCTCGGGCGACATCGGCCTGGCCGAGGGCTATATCGCCCAGGAATGGAGCACGCCCCACCTGGCCGACCTGCTGCGCCTGCTGATGGCCAACCGTGATGCGCTGGAATCCCTGGTCTACGGCGCCTGGTGGGGGCGCCTGGCCTACCGGCTGCGCCACCTGCTCAACCGCAACAGCCGCGCGGGCAGCCGCCGCAACATCCACGCCCATTACGACTTGGGCAACGCCTTCTACCAGCTGTGGCTGGACCCGAGCATGAATTACTCGTCGGCCTGGTTCCAGGGTGACTTGACGGGCGACCTGACCGCTGCGCAGCACGCCAAAGTGCGCCGCGCCCTGCACAGCGCCGGCGTGCAGCCCGGCAGCCGCGTGCTGGAAATTGGCTGCGGCTGGGGCGCACTGGCCGAGATGGCGGCGGGCGAGTGTCAGGCCCATGTGACGGGCGTGACGCTGTCCACCGAGCAGCTGGCGTTTGCCCAGGTGCGCCTGCAGGCCGCGGGCCTGGCGCCGCAGGCCGATCTGCGCCTGCAGGACTACCGCGACATACAGGACGGGCCATTCGACGCCATTTGCTCCATCGAGATGGTGGAAGCCGTGGGCCAGGCCTACTGGCCCAGCTACTTTGGCGCGCTGGCGCGGCTGCTCAAGCCCGGCGGGCGGGCCTGTGTGCAAAGCATCGTCATCGACGACGCGCTGTTCGACCGCTACGTGCAGGGCACGGACTTCATCCAGCAGTACGTCTTCCCTGGCGGCTGCCTGCCCAGCCCGGCGCGCTTTCGCGCCGCCGCGCAGCAGGCCGGCCTGCGCGTGATCGAGGAATTCGCCTTCGGCCCCGACTACGCCGAAACCCTGCGCCGCTGGCACCGCCAGTTCACCGAGCGGCGCGCCCAGGTGCTGGCCCAGGGCTTTGATGCGGCCTTCCTGCGCACCTGGGAGTTTTACCTGGCGTACTGCGAGGCGGCCTTCGACAGCCGCAACATCGACGTGGTGCAGTACACCTTGGTGAAAGATTAA
- a CDS encoding nuclear transport factor 2 family protein — MQTSPAASCPDTPAAVQRLIALYEQLSPAHLARLGDYYAPDAQFKDPFNYVRGVPAIAQVFAHMFDTLEQPRFVVTQHLVQGKQAFLAWEFHFRMRRWRPQVAQCIRGATLVRFDTQGRVTLHRDYWDAAEELYEKLPLLGTLMRWLRKAASATHKAAP, encoded by the coding sequence ATGCAAACCTCTCCCGCCGCTTCGTGCCCCGACACCCCCGCCGCCGTGCAAAGACTGATTGCGCTGTACGAGCAGCTTAGCCCCGCGCACCTGGCGCGGCTGGGCGACTACTACGCGCCCGACGCGCAGTTCAAAGACCCCTTCAACTACGTGCGCGGCGTACCCGCCATTGCGCAGGTGTTTGCGCACATGTTTGACACGCTGGAGCAGCCGCGTTTCGTCGTCACGCAGCACCTCGTGCAGGGCAAGCAGGCGTTTCTGGCCTGGGAATTTCACTTTCGCATGCGGCGCTGGCGGCCTCAGGTGGCGCAATGCATCCGCGGCGCCACCCTGGTGCGCTTTGACACCCAGGGACGCGTAACGCTGCACCGCGACTATTGGGATGCCGCCGAAGAGCTGTACGAAAAACTGCCACTGCTCGGCACTCTGATGCGCTGGCTGCGCAAGGCAGCTTCCGCCACCCACAAGGCCGCACCATGA
- a CDS encoding NAD(P)/FAD-dependent oxidoreductase: MKVAVIGSGISGLAAAHRLRRHAQVVLFEAGSYFGGHTHTVDVTLPDAQGQRVTHGVDTGFLVLNERTYPGLIGLLEELGVPTAASDMSFSVQVPGAGALGAGALEWSGSSLATVFAQRRNLLRPRFLAMLAELLRFNRLCTALAERGEDRAVAQPLGEFLDQHGFGAAFRDWYFLPMLGCIWSCPTDQMLRFPVATMVRFCHNHGLIQVRNRPQWYTVAGGARQYVHAIVQGLDARLATPVERIQRNAAGVLIQTSAGSEHFDAVVLAVHSDQALRLLAQPSAVEQQVLGAIRYQPNRAVLHTDTRVMPQRRAAWAAWNYERAASGAQESARVCLHYWLNRLQPLPFAQPVLVSLNPLHDIAPAQVLGEFDYDHPVFDLGAMAAQKRVPQLQGAQHTWFAGAWTGYGFHEDGLQSGWRAADALLAQMQRRKAA; encoded by the coding sequence ATGAAAGTCGCAGTGATCGGATCAGGCATCTCGGGTTTGGCGGCCGCGCACCGCCTGCGGCGGCACGCGCAGGTGGTGCTGTTCGAGGCGGGCAGCTATTTTGGCGGCCACACCCACACGGTGGATGTCACGCTGCCCGATGCCCAGGGCCAGCGCGTCACGCACGGCGTGGACACGGGTTTTCTGGTGCTCAACGAGCGCACCTATCCCGGTTTGATTGGCTTGCTGGAAGAACTGGGCGTACCCACGGCGGCGTCGGACATGTCGTTCTCGGTACAGGTGCCGGGTGCTGGCGCGCTGGGGGCAGGGGCGCTGGAGTGGAGCGGCTCCAGCTTGGCGACGGTATTTGCCCAGCGGCGCAACCTGCTGCGACCGCGCTTTCTGGCCATGTTGGCCGAGCTGCTGCGCTTTAACCGCCTGTGCACCGCCCTGGCCGAGCGCGGTGAAGACCGGGCGGTGGCCCAGCCTTTGGGCGAGTTTCTTGACCAGCACGGCTTTGGCGCTGCGTTTCGTGATTGGTACTTTTTGCCCATGCTGGGCTGCATTTGGAGCTGCCCGACGGACCAGATGCTGCGCTTTCCCGTGGCCACCATGGTGCGCTTTTGCCACAACCATGGCCTGATCCAGGTGCGGAACCGGCCCCAGTGGTACACGGTGGCGGGCGGCGCGCGCCAGTACGTCCATGCCATCGTGCAAGGGCTGGACGCGCGGCTGGCAACGCCAGTAGAACGCATCCAGCGCAACGCCGCCGGCGTGCTCATCCAGACCAGCGCCGGCAGCGAGCATTTCGACGCCGTGGTGCTGGCCGTGCACAGCGACCAGGCCTTGCGCCTGCTGGCCCAGCCCAGCGCTGTTGAACAACAGGTGCTGGGCGCCATCCGCTACCAGCCCAACCGCGCCGTGCTGCACACCGACACCCGCGTGATGCCCCAGCGCCGTGCCGCCTGGGCCGCGTGGAACTACGAGCGCGCGGCCAGCGGCGCACAGGAATCGGCCCGCGTCTGCCTGCACTATTGGCTCAACCGCCTGCAGCCGCTGCCCTTTGCCCAGCCGGTGCTGGTGTCGCTGAACCCCTTGCACGACATTGCCCCGGCACAGGTGCTGGGTGAGTTCGACTACGACCACCCGGTGTTCGACCTGGGGGCCATGGCCGCACAAAAGCGCGTGCCGCAGCTGCAGGGCGCGCAGCACACCTGGTTTGCCGGTGCCTGGACGGGTTACGGTTTTCATGAAGACGGCCTGCAGTCGGGCTGGCGCGCCGCCGATGCGCTGCTGGCGCAGATGCAGCGCAGGAAGGCCGCATGA